GCCGAGGAGATGCTCGCCGAGCTGCACCGCCGGCTGGGCAACGACCCGGAGACCGAGCGCGCCGAGGTCACCGAGCAGCTTGCCCAGATCACCGGCCTGCGCGTCGCGGGGCTGCTCCAGTGAGCGAGCTCGCGAGCTCACCGATGGGCGCAGCAGCGCCGCTGATGCGGCTGACGAGCGCCCGCGAGGAGGCGGCGTGAGCGTCTCCACCCACGTGCTGGACGCCGCGACCGGTCGCCCCGCGGCGGGGATGACGGTGCGGCTGCTGGCCGACGCCGGCGAGGTCGCCTCCGGGGTCACCGACACCGACGGCCGCTGCCGGCTCACCGAGGAGCCCACCGCCGCCGGCGCGCACCGGATCGTCTTCGGCACCGGGGAGTGGGCCGCCGGGCTGGGCCGGGAGACCTTCTGGCCGGAGGTGGTGCTGACCTTCGCCGTTCGCGAACCGGCCGAGCACCACCACGTGCCGCTGCTGCTCTCCCCGTTCGCCTACTCCACCTACCGAGGTTCGTGACGGCCCCCTGCAGGGTCCCGCCGCGAGCTTGCGAGTGGTGGGGGGCAGGGGGTCCTTCTGGTGCAACATCCCGGCAACGCAGATGAGTGAGAGTGCGCGCATGGCGATCGTCCTCGGCCCCAACCAGTACGGGAAGGCGGAGGTGCGCGTCGTCGCGGTCGACCGTTCCACCGCCCGGCACTCCCTCGTCGACCTGAACGTCAGCACCGCCCTGCGCGGCGACTTCGCGGCCGCGCACACGACCGGCGACAACGGGCACGTGCTGACCACCGACGCGCAGAAGAACACCGTCTTCGCCTTCGCCCGGGACGGGATCGCCTCGCCCGAGGAGTTCGGCCTGCGGCTGGCCCGGCACCTCGCCGGCAGCTACGACTGGGTCACCGGGGCCCGGGTGGCGATCGA
The Modestobacter marinus DNA segment above includes these coding regions:
- the uraH gene encoding hydroxyisourate hydrolase, with protein sequence MSVSTHVLDAATGRPAAGMTVRLLADAGEVASGVTDTDGRCRLTEEPTAAGAHRIVFGTGEWAAGLGRETFWPEVVLTFAVREPAEHHHVPLLLSPFAYSTYRGS